In the Paralichthys olivaceus isolate ysfri-2021 chromosome 15, ASM2471397v2, whole genome shotgun sequence genome, one interval contains:
- the LOC138413792 gene encoding uncharacterized protein gives MFTHRETEIEDIQEPGDKMFIQNANPQHPHRHEFLLRCRPYRGELPSVAGLLLYPDTPAKMETTSQQAFCFRPVPQQDRGKGSHITQSTQQESHCPHPPASRQTGRGNSSGNREPGEEATAVKNEQDTAEMQSQYQKDFPPPSCCRRRRTPALPQPDNIGINPAFRIEFNTVQRETYPGWPIMKPRYAGPED, from the exons atgttcacacataGGGAAACTGAAATTGAAGACATTCAGGAGCCAGGAGACAAAATGTTCATCCAAAATGCCAACCCACAACACCCACATCGCCACGAATTCCTTCTGCGTTGTCGACCCTACAGGGGGGAGCTGCCGTCCGTGGCAG GATTGCTCCTCTACCCGGACACTCCTGCTAAGATGGAAACCACGTCACAACAGGCGTTCTGCTTCAGGCCTGTCCCACAACAAGATAGAGGCAAAG GAAGCCATATCACCCAGAGCACACAGCAGGAGTCCCACTGTCCTCATCCCCCAGCCTcgagacaaacaggaagaggaaacagcagCGGGAACAGGGAACCAGGGGAGGAGGCGACAGCAGTGAAAAATGAACAAGATACAGCAGAGATGCAGTCTCAGTATCAGAAGGATTTCCCTCCTCCGTCCTGCTGCCGCAGGAGGCGAACGCCCGCCCTCCCGCAGCCGGACAACATCGGCATCAACCCGGCCTTCAG GATCGAGTTTAACACAGTTCAAAGAGAGACTTACCCTGGTTGGCCCATCATGAAACCCAGGTATGCTGGGCCAGAGGACTGA
- the snrnp35 gene encoding U11/U12 small nuclear ribonucleoprotein 35 kDa protein, producing MVDWSPIAKVYDPLKAGSIDGTDLEPHDRAVWRAMGARYKPNKGVAGDPLLTLFVSRLNPQTDEEKLHQIFSKYGDIQRLRLVRDIVTGFSKRYAFIEYKEERSVVRARRDANKLVVDQYEVFVDFEQERTLKGWVPRRLGGGQGGKKESGQLRFGGRDRPFRKPIHLGVGLVQDRGAGGREWERHGARDREDRDRHREGDWGSRGRRDDRDRGRERDDSRYRDRSRHRDRR from the coding sequence ATGGTTGACTGGAGTCCCATAGCGAAGGTGTATGATCCTCTTAAGGCTGGCAGCATCGACGGGACGGACTTGGAGCCTCATGACCGGGCCGTGTGGAGGGCTATGGGTGCCCGATACAAGCCCAACAAGGGTGTCGCTGGAGATCCGCTGCTCACTCTTTTCGTGTCTCGTCTGAACCCCCAGACCGACGAGGAGAAGCTGCACCAGATCTTCTCCAAGTACGGAGACATCCAGCGGCTCCGGCTGGTCCGGGACATCGTCACGGGCTTCTCCAAAAGATACGCCTTCATCGAGTACAAGGAGGAGCGCTCTGTTGTCCGGGCCCGCCGGGACGCCAACAAACTGGTGGTGGACCAGTACGAAGTGTTCGTGGATTTCGAACAGGAGAGGACCCTCAAGGGGTGGGTCCCGCGGCGGCTCGGCGGCGGGCAGGGAGGGAAGAAGGAGTCCGGGCAGCTGCGGTTCGGGGGCAGGGACAGGCCGTTCCGTAAACCCATCCACCTCGGTGTGGGTCTGGTGCAGGACCGGGGAGCTGGAGGCAGGGAGTGGGAGAGACACGGGGCGAGAGACAGGGAGGACCGGGACCGACACAGGGAGGGGGATTggggcagcagagggaggagagacgaccgggacagaggcagagagagggacgaCAGCAGGTACCGGGACAGGAGCAGGCACCGGGACAGGAGGTGA